In a genomic window of Gossypium arboreum isolate Shixiya-1 chromosome 7, ASM2569848v2, whole genome shotgun sequence:
- the LOC128295438 gene encoding uncharacterized protein LOC128295438, which produces MSTEPKKVLNGVSTLTSKLVSSAIEPIEVHVVNSQDGLSVSKHTAVSFKVKGSLEDAILKKASPLNTVASKSKNMGKLSGSKKWGSRPLGKLIKSLMGKDLGFIGPSFTCQRGNTQERRDRALTNDGWISTFPQTLVYHLSRIKSDHKPILLNSNPEFSSLRGRLFHFLAGWTKHTNFKELVVEKWRFSGNMADSLSDFTSHVKNWNKFVYGFIGMRKRQLLRSLGNIQKAMDQSNSRRLVNLEMEVRDELESVLNHEELLWRQKARCDWLQFGDRNTKFFHSRTLQRRKFNRIMALRINNEEWCSDQSILSDEAARFFENLYGKIPNPMPDLPLNTFPRLKDHDIDFLKKPVLNVEIKKALFDMAPLKAPGSDGFHVYFFQSQWDLVGRAVCEWVQVIANRFKVVFPNFISLEQADFIASRSILDNIIIVQEIIHSMRSRKAGRNWMAIKLDLEKAYDKISWNFIDASLVAAGILEILRKLGQLISSEISSGRWQPIRLSGLGPTLSHLFFADDLVIFCKAEMNQAIVLKEILNRFCAFSGHKISVRKSNMFFAKGVDTSLSDQIRRITLAQSVLLSVPNYFMQSLLVPKGICDEIERITKQSIWGGSVRHFKTVGDGSTIRGWKDIWIPNVGSLYSYVSGHDRLNLDSTLKDWDMGTTWSCLFGLISWRIWKNRNLFIFQNIKWTDHDVLKSSISWAHHFEPFSRGNKDRPNSSVILHHFSQDLVYLFTDRAVARASGNASAGGMVRDRDGSWILGFKHYLGRCCSPLEAS; this is translated from the exons ATGTCCACCGAACCA AAGAAGGTTTTAAATGGGGTTTCTACATTGACTTCGAAACTTGTTTCTTCAGCGATAGAACCAATAGAAGTACATGTTGTGAATTCCCAAGATGGATTAAGTGTTTCCAAACATACTGCTGTTTCTTTTAAAGTAAAAGGGTCACTTGAAGATGCCATTTTAAAAAAGGCCTCTCCATTGAATACGGTTGCTAGTAAAAGCAAGAATATGGGGAAATTATCGGGGAGCAAAAAATGGGGTTCCAGGCCACTAGGAAAATTAATAAAATCCCTTATGGGAAAG GATCTTGGTTTTATTGGTCCATCATTTACCTGTCAAAGAGGTAATACGCAAGAGAGACGTGATCGAGCTCTGACTAATGATGGTTGGATCTCTACGTTTCCACAGACTCTGGTTTATCACCTCTCTCGTATCAAATCGGATCATAAACCTATTCTTTTAAATTCTAATCCTGAATTTAGTTCCCTGAGAGGGAGACTGTTTCATTTTCTTGCAGGATGGACGAAGCACACAAATTTTAAAGAATTGGTTGTGGAAAAGTGGAGATTCTCGGGTAATATGGCGGATTCTTTATCTGATTTTACCTCACATGTTAAAAATTGGAACAAGTTTGTCTATGGCTTTATTGGTATGAGGAAAAGACAGCTTCTGAGATCACTTGGGAATATCCAAAAGGCTATGGACCAGTCGAATTCTAGGAGACTTGTTAATTTAGAGATGGAGGTTCGTGATGAATTGGAGAGTGTCCTTAATCATGAGGAACTTTTATGGAGGCAAAAGGCGAGATGTGACTGGCTCCAGTTTGGGGATCGTAATACCAAGTTCTTCCATTCTCGTACTTTGCAAAGGAGGAAATTTAATCGCATTATGGCCTTACGCATCAATAATGAGGAGTGGTGTTCGGATCAGTCTATCCTCAGTGATGAGGCTGCCAGGTTCTTTGAAAATTTGTATGGTAAAATTCCTAATCCCATGCCTGATCTTCCTTTGAATACTTTTCCACGTCTTAAAGACCATGATATTGACTTTCTTAAAAAGCCGGTGTTGAATGTTGAAATCAAGAAGGCCCTTTTTGATATGGCTCCGTTGAAAGCTCCGGGGAGTGATGGCTTTCATGTGTATTTCTTCCAAAGTCAGTGGGACTTAGTTGGAAGGGCAGTCTGTGAGTGGGTTCAA GTGATTGCCAATAGATTCAAAGTGGTGTTTCCTAATTTCATTTCTCTTGAGCAAGCGGATTTTATTGCTAGTCGAAGCATCTTAGATAATATCATCATTGTGCAAGAAATCATCCATTCCATGCGAAGTAGGAAAGCTGGTAGGAATTGGATGGCCATTAAGCTAGACCTTGAGAAAGCATATGACAAGATTAGTTGGAATTTCATTGATGCCTCCCTGGTTGCTGCTGGAATCCTAGAGATCCTTAGGAAG TTAGGCCAACTGATTAGTTCAGAGATTTCTAGCGGTAGGTGGCAACCTATTCGGTTATCCGGATTGGGGCCGACTTTATCTCATCTCTTCTTTGCTGATGATCTTGTCATTTTTTGTAAGGCAGAGATGAATCAAGCCATTGTGCTAAAGGAAATCCTTAATCGGTTTTGTGCCTTTTCTGGGCATAAGATTAGCGTAAGGAAGAGCAACATGTTTTTTGCCAAAGGGGTGGATACCAGCTTAAGTGATCAAATCA GACGGATCACCCTCGCTCAATCTGTTCTACTTTCTGTTCCTAACTATTTCATGCAGTCCTTGTTGGTTCCTAAAGGAATTTGTGATGAGATTGAACGGATTACTAAACAGTCTATTTGGGGAGGTTCAGTTAGGCATTTTAAAACAG TTGGAGATGGTTCTACGATCCGCGGCTGGAAAGATATATGGATACCTAATGTTGGGTCTCTTTACTCATATGTCTCTGGCCATGATAGACTTAATTTAGATAGTACGTTGAAGGATTGG GATATGGGCACTACGTGGTCATGTCTTTTTGGTCTTATTTCTTGGAGAATCTGGAAGAATAGGAATTTGTTCATCTTCCAAAACATCAAGTGGACAGATCATGATGTTCTCAAGTCCTCGATCAGTTGGGCTCATCATTTTGAGCCTTTTTCTCGTGGGAACAAGGATAGACCAAACTCTTCGGTGATTCTTCATCACTTTTCACAAGATTTGGTGTATCTATTTACGGATAGAGCAGTGGCAAGAGCCTCCGGAAATGCCTCAGCAGGTGGTATGGTTAGGGATAGAGATGGGAGTTGGATATTAGGATTCAAGCATTATCTAGGCAGATGTTGTTCACCTTTGGAAGCTTCTTGA
- the LOC128295439 gene encoding protein MAINTENANCE OF MERISTEMS-like gives MTGHPSPLIEDYLREAGFWYVAMIGRGCKLDPKLISALLERWRPETHTFHLPCGECIITLKDVHLQLGLPVDGDAVTGSVHSADWGAVCYELLGAIPDNINGGRIEMGWLRDTFLEPNDDSTELEKIRYARAYILQIIGGYLMPDLSRNHVHLRWLLKLVDFRAASEFSWGSAVLATLHRRCLETLRSNKAKIGGCLSLLQSWARYLLLLEQRLEAQVVIPDEYLKNPNAWHVKVPLVNFAIVDMHQLDKVLWQFGFRQPIPVAPEVLDDHHKIDLRQLHTDWPRFWSHYIQMWEDRYDYIPTREPIIVPELACVPEYMPWFRIYGKPYLQSEEERHRQLSVQRERCGPLNPRRRDDDVGPSIAPT, from the exons ATGACTGGTCATCCATCACCGTTGATAGAGGATTACCTACGGGAAGCGGGTTTTTGGTACGTGGCGATGATAGGccgggggtgcaagttggacccgaaacttATTAGTGCGTTGTTAGAAAGGTGGAGGCCTGAGACGCACACATTTCATCTTCCATGTGGAGAGTGCATTATCACTTTGAAAGACGTGCATTTACAATTAGGATTGCCGGTGGACGGGGATGCAGTCACTGGGTCCGTTCATTCTGCTGATTGGGGAGCGGTATGCTATGAGCTTTTGGGTGCTATTCCGGATAATATTAACGGAGGTCGGATCGAGATGGgctggttacgagacacatttCTGGAGCCGAATGATGATTCTACCGAACTAGAAAAAATTCGATATGCTCGAGCATACATTCTTCAGATAATTGGCGGTTATCTGATGCCGGACTTGTCACGAAACCATGTACATCTGAGATGGCTGctgaaactcgttgattttagagcaGCTAGTGAATTTAGTTGGGGGTCTGCCGTGTTGGCAACACTGCATCGGAGATGTCTTGAGACTCTGCGATCGAATAAAGCGAAAATCGGAGGTTGTCTATCACTACTGCAATCATGGGCACG ATATCTACTTCTATTAGAGCAGCGATTGGAAGCACAA GTAGTAATTCCAGATGAATACTTGAAAAATCCGAACGCTTGGCACGTGAAGGTCCCATTGGTCAACTTTGCTATTGTGGATATGCACCAATTAGACAAAGTATTATGGCAATTTGGATTTCGACAACCGATTCCTGTGGCACCTGAGGTGTTGGATGATCATCACAAAATCGACTTACGGCAATTGCATACGGATTGGCCGAGATTCTGGTCACACTATATCCAAATGTGGGAAGATCGGTATGATTATATACCTACTCGGGAACCGATCATCGTTCCAGAGTTGGCGTGCGTGCCAgaatacatgccatggtttaggatctATGGCAAGCCATATTTACAGTCAGAAGAGGAGAGGCATCGGCAATTGAGTGTCCAAAGGGAACGATGTGGCCCTTTAAATCCTAGAAGAAGGGACGACGACGTAGGCCCATCAATAGCGCCCACATAA